The following coding sequences are from one Fusobacterium perfoetens window:
- a CDS encoding GTP pyrophosphokinase, with product MKKLLDRKNFFEKFSIEEEYFESTGLNWDELVKIHDDYITLVPTLEKLADEFTFKLIDTKTVHSVRRRVKKPAHLIEKIIRKGKKYVDRNISVKNYKEIVTDLIGVRVLHLFKDDWIDIHNEILKFWDVAETPQINVRPGDYNMDLLKETMKHLNCEIIVREHGYRSVHYLIQTESETGEKFYVEMQVRTVFEEAWSEIDHIIRYPYDVDNPILNDYLSIFNRIVGSADEMGTFIKNLKPAVTENMEYSDDRELDNKFK from the coding sequence GTGAAAAAATTGCTGGACAGAAAAAACTTTTTTGAAAAATTTTCAATTGAGGAGGAATATTTTGAGTCAACAGGTCTTAACTGGGATGAACTTGTAAAAATCCATGATGACTATATAACTCTTGTTCCAACTCTTGAAAAACTTGCAGATGAATTTACTTTTAAACTTATTGACACCAAAACTGTCCACTCTGTAAGAAGAAGAGTAAAGAAACCTGCCCATCTTATAGAAAAAATAATAAGAAAAGGGAAAAAGTATGTAGATAGAAATATATCTGTTAAAAACTATAAAGAAATTGTAACAGACCTTATAGGAGTAAGAGTTCTTCATCTTTTTAAAGATGATTGGATTGATATTCACAATGAAATTTTAAAGTTTTGGGATGTAGCAGAAACTCCACAAATAAATGTAAGACCTGGTGATTACAACATGGATCTTCTTAAAGAAACCATGAAACATCTTAACTGTGAAATTATAGTAAGAGAACATGGTTATCGTTCTGTACATTATCTTATTCAGACAGAATCTGAAACAGGAGAAAAATTTTATGTTGAAATGCAGGTAAGAACTGTTTTTGAAGAAGCATGGAGCGAAATTGATCATATTATAAGATATCCTTATGATGTAGATAATCCTATTTTAAATGATTATTTAAGCATTTTTAACAGAATAGTTGGAAGTGCTGATGAAATGGGAACATTTATTAAAAATTTAAAACCTGCTGTAACTGAAAATATGGAGTATTCTGACGACAGAGAACTTGATAATAAATTTAAGTAA
- the murJ gene encoding murein biosynthesis integral membrane protein MurJ, translating to MFKSGILVMLITLVSRVLGLARSVVVAYYFGVSAGTDAFFSAFKISNFFRQLLGEGALGTSFIPMYNEKVEKQGEEEGKKFIFSILNIVFIFSVIVSLGMIVFSKEIITVIVSGFSDETKFIASDLLKIMSSYFIFISLSGMICAVLNNFKCFAVPASTSIFFNIAILGGAIFFGKTYGIKAMAYGVLVGGFLQLIIVLPQFFKRVGRYRFRIDFKDEYLKRIFYLMVPMLVGIVARQFNTIVDQFFASYLETGGVSALENATRVYNLPIGVFGISISTVIYPALSKKIVNKDFKAVEEDIKKGLNILLFLVVPSTIVLTIYSEDVIRLIFEYGKFGGRAVKITAESLFYYSLGLYFYTAIHLMTRAFYGMKNSRDPVKFSISAIVINILLNALLINSMEYRGLALSTSVAAMVNFSLLLYTFRKKYISLSLKPVCIFLIKVLISSMIAVAASFWLKNIIVKLAVFGAVYLALWGYTLYKKKLEVF from the coding sequence ATGTTTAAAAGTGGAATACTTGTAATGCTGATAACATTAGTCAGCAGAGTGCTTGGACTTGCAAGAAGTGTTGTTGTTGCTTATTATTTTGGTGTATCTGCAGGAACAGATGCTTTTTTCAGTGCATTTAAAATAAGTAATTTTTTCAGACAACTTCTTGGAGAAGGAGCACTAGGAACATCGTTTATCCCCATGTATAATGAAAAAGTTGAAAAGCAGGGGGAAGAAGAGGGGAAAAAATTTATTTTTTCAATTCTTAATATAGTTTTTATTTTTTCTGTTATAGTTTCACTTGGAATGATAGTATTTTCAAAAGAAATAATAACAGTTATAGTGAGTGGATTTTCAGATGAAACAAAATTTATTGCATCTGATCTTTTAAAAATAATGTCAAGTTACTTCATTTTTATAAGCCTTTCAGGAATGATTTGTGCAGTGCTTAATAATTTTAAATGTTTTGCAGTGCCAGCATCAACTTCCATATTTTTCAATATTGCTATTCTTGGAGGAGCAATATTTTTTGGAAAAACTTATGGGATAAAAGCTATGGCTTATGGGGTTCTTGTAGGAGGTTTTTTACAACTTATAATAGTTCTTCCACAATTTTTTAAAAGAGTAGGAAGATATAGATTTAGGATTGATTTCAAAGATGAATATCTTAAAAGAATTTTTTATCTTATGGTTCCTATGCTTGTAGGAATTGTTGCAAGACAGTTTAATACAATAGTAGATCAATTTTTTGCTTCATATCTTGAAACAGGAGGAGTATCAGCACTTGAAAATGCAACAAGAGTATATAATCTTCCTATAGGGGTTTTTGGAATATCAATTTCTACAGTAATTTATCCAGCTCTTTCAAAAAAAATTGTTAATAAAGATTTTAAAGCTGTAGAAGAGGATATTAAAAAAGGACTTAATATTTTATTGTTCTTAGTTGTGCCATCAACTATAGTTCTTACTATTTATTCAGAAGATGTAATAAGACTTATTTTTGAATATGGAAAATTTGGAGGAAGAGCAGTAAAGATAACTGCTGAATCACTTTTTTATTATTCTTTAGGACTTTATTTTTATACTGCAATACATCTTATGACAAGAGCTTTTTATGGAATGAAAAACAGCAGAGATCCTGTTAAGTTTTCAATATCGGCAATTGTAATAAATATTCTTTTAAATGCTCTTTTAATAAATTCAATGGAATATAGAGGGCTTGCTCTTTCAACTTCTGTGGCAGCAATGGTAAACTTTTCATTACTTTTATATACATTTAGAAAAAAATATATTTCTCTGAGCTTAAAACCTGTTTGTATTTTTCTTATAAAAGTTCTTATAAGTTCAATGATAGCAGTTGCAGCAAGCTTTTGGTTAAAAAATATTATAGTTAAACTTGCAGTATTTGGTGCAGTTTATCTTGCTTTATGGGGATATACATTGTATAAGAAAAAATTAGAGGTATTTTAA
- the whiA gene encoding DNA-binding protein WhiA: MSYTYQVKNEIIKKGGYTVKEKTAELRGILDAKNAVFNDHIELKLESIELANRVYRILKEITNLKLNVKYSTSKNFGEHNIYIIGIVNQKGFRDFLNLLEEYRGKAIREDEEKTAGFIRGLFLSTGYIKSPEKEYALDFFIDNEDIAEELYEILGDLGKKVSKTKKRNKNLVYLRNSEDIMDILVINGSIKEFYKYEETTMMKDLKNKTIREMNWEVANETKTLNTGLRQIKQINYIGAKIGINNLTPVLEEVAFLRLQNPESSLQELAEMIGISKSGIRNRFRRIEEIYNQLLEENGEQPKE, translated from the coding sequence ATGTCCTATACTTATCAAGTAAAAAATGAGATAATAAAAAAGGGCGGATATACAGTAAAAGAAAAAACTGCAGAGTTAAGAGGAATATTAGATGCTAAAAATGCAGTTTTTAATGATCATATAGAATTAAAGTTGGAAAGTATTGAACTTGCTAACAGAGTATATAGAATTTTAAAAGAGATTACAAATCTTAAATTAAATGTAAAGTATTCTACAAGTAAAAATTTTGGAGAACATAATATATATATAATAGGAATTGTTAATCAAAAAGGATTCAGAGATTTTTTAAATCTTCTTGAAGAATATAGAGGAAAAGCTATTCGTGAAGATGAAGAAAAAACAGCAGGTTTTATAAGAGGACTTTTTCTTTCTACAGGATATATTAAAAGTCCTGAAAAAGAATATGCTTTGGATTTTTTTATAGATAATGAAGATATAGCAGAAGAACTTTATGAAATTCTTGGAGATTTAGGTAAAAAAGTATCAAAAACAAAAAAGAGAAATAAAAATCTTGTTTATCTTAGAAATTCTGAAGATATTATGGATATACTTGTAATAAATGGTTCTATAAAAGAATTTTATAAATATGAAGAAACTACAATGATGAAAGACTTAAAAAATAAGACAATAAGAGAAATGAATTGGGAAGTTGCCAATGAAACGAAAACTCTTAATACAGGGCTAAGACAGATAAAACAGATTAATTATATAGGAGCAAAAATAGGTATAAATAATCTGACTCCTGTTTTAGAAGAAGTGGCTTTTTTAAGACTTCAAAATCCTGAAAGCTCTCTTCAGGAACTGGCTGAAATGATAGGTATTTCAAAATCAGGAATAAGAAATAGATTCAGAAGAATAGAGGAAATATATAACCAGCTTCTTGAGGAAAATGGAGAACAACCAAAGGAGTAA
- a CDS encoding segregation and condensation protein A — MENKNENFEKAVENKNDILLKIDNFEGPLELLLYLIDKKKLKISEVRISQLIDEYIAVFERSKKDNLEIKTEFLMTAAELLEIKAVSVLHINEELETEKVLKQRLEEYKLFKDVADRINSMGSEFNISYSRGEGRKIRKSESKEYDLNSLKAEDIYNSYKKYLKVIDEEVIEIKYEKVYSVEEEIEKIKVILFEKPLTLDEIFSRAENRIHLVYIFLALLDIYKEGKADIINNDEKIIIKKIES, encoded by the coding sequence ATGGAAAATAAAAATGAAAATTTTGAAAAAGCTGTTGAAAATAAAAATGATATTCTCCTTAAAATAGATAATTTTGAAGGGCCACTTGAGCTTCTTTTATATCTTATAGATAAGAAAAAATTAAAAATATCAGAGGTAAGAATTTCTCAGCTTATTGACGAATATATTGCTGTTTTTGAAAGATCCAAAAAAGATAATCTTGAAATAAAAACAGAATTTCTTATGACAGCTGCAGAGCTTCTTGAAATAAAAGCAGTGTCAGTCCTACATATAAATGAAGAGCTTGAAACAGAAAAAGTATTGAAACAAAGGCTTGAAGAATATAAGCTTTTTAAAGATGTGGCAGATAGAATTAACAGCATGGGAAGTGAATTTAATATTTCTTATTCCAGAGGAGAAGGAAGAAAGATAAGAAAATCTGAATCTAAAGAATATGATCTTAATTCTTTGAAAGCAGAAGATATTTATAATAGTTATAAGAAATATTTAAAAGTAATTGATGAAGAAGTTATTGAAATAAAATATGAAAAAGTATATTCAGTTGAAGAGGAAATAGAAAAAATTAAAGTTATTCTTTTTGAAAAACCTCTTACTCTTGATGAAATTTTTTCAAGAGCAGAAAACAGAATTCATCTAGTTTATATATTTCTTGCTCTTCTTGATATTTATAAAGAAGGAAAAGCAGATATAATAAACAATGATGAAAAGATTATTATAAAAAAAATAGAAAGCTGA
- a CDS encoding single-stranded DNA-binding protein — protein MNLVILTGRLTRDPELKFGQSGKAYSRFSLAVDRPFQKGEADFINCVAFGKTAELIGEYLRKGRKVGVQGRIQMNRYEVNGEKRTSYDVLVDTVEFLESKNGTGEDSSYSSGNYNEGFQRAAEPAKSAPVGNDFEDDEFPF, from the coding sequence ATGAATTTAGTTATTTTAACAGGAAGACTTACCAGAGATCCTGAACTAAAATTCGGTCAAAGTGGTAAAGCTTACTCAAGATTTTCTTTAGCTGTTGACAGACCTTTTCAAAAAGGAGAGGCTGATTTTATAAACTGTGTTGCATTTGGAAAAACTGCTGAGCTTATTGGCGAATATCTTAGAAAAGGAAGAAAAGTAGGTGTACAAGGAAGAATTCAGATGAACAGATATGAAGTGAATGGAGAAAAAAGAACTTCTTATGATGTTTTAGTAGATACTGTTGAATTCCTTGAAAGTAAAAATGGCACTGGAGAAGATTCTTCTTACAGCAGCGGAAATTATAACGAAGGTTTCCAAAGAGCTGCTGAACCTGCAAAATCTGCTCCTGTAGGAAATGATTTTGAAGATGATGAATTTCCATTTTAA
- a CDS encoding bifunctional riboflavin kinase/FAD synthetase, which translates to MKIIKDILKGNEKLKNSYVALGTFDGVHRGHRVLISEAVKKAKENNGISVVFTFSNHPMEVIFPERVPKMINTLEEKLYLLEEMGVDYVVLQTFDKEFANCTKEEFIDNILINALGAKEIFVGFNYTFGERGAGNTEYLKSISKEKNIIVNEVPPVEYKGYVLSSTLIRNLILNGELELANCFLGRPFLISEIVEHGKKYGRLLGFPTANLKVVNKVYPPFGIFGGSTVIEGENKKQYSSVINIGKNPTLKPGELSVEVHILDFNDMLYGKRIYVNIEHFMRPEKKFDSFEDLKIGIQKDVENWRNYSDGK; encoded by the coding sequence ATGAAAATAATAAAAGATATTTTAAAAGGAAATGAAAAACTAAAAAATAGTTATGTTGCTCTTGGAACTTTTGATGGAGTGCATAGAGGACATAGAGTATTAATATCTGAAGCAGTAAAAAAAGCAAAAGAAAATAATGGGATATCTGTTGTATTTACATTTTCAAATCATCCTATGGAAGTGATTTTTCCAGAAAGAGTTCCTAAAATGATAAATACTCTTGAAGAAAAATTATATCTTTTAGAAGAAATGGGTGTTGATTATGTTGTACTTCAAACTTTTGATAAAGAATTTGCAAACTGCACAAAAGAAGAATTTATTGATAATATTTTAATAAATGCCCTTGGAGCAAAAGAAATATTTGTAGGATTTAATTATACATTTGGAGAAAGAGGAGCAGGAAATACAGAATACCTTAAATCTATAAGCAAAGAAAAGAATATTATAGTAAATGAAGTTCCTCCTGTTGAATATAAAGGGTATGTATTAAGTTCAACACTTATAAGAAATCTTATTCTTAATGGAGAGCTAGAACTTGCAAACTGTTTTTTAGGAAGACCTTTTCTTATTTCAGAAATAGTGGAACATGGAAAGAAATACGGAAGACTTTTAGGTTTTCCAACAGCTAATTTAAAAGTTGTAAATAAAGTTTATCCTCCTTTTGGAATTTTTGGAGGAAGCACAGTTATTGAAGGAGAAAATAAAAAGCAATATTCTTCAGTAATAAATATAGGAAAGAATCCTACATTAAAACCAGGAGAACTAAGTGTAGAGGTGCATATTCTTGATTTTAATGACATGCTTTATGGAAAAAGAATTTATGTGAATATAGAACATTTTATGAGACCTGAGAAAAAATTTGATTCATTTGAAGATTTAAAAATAGGAATACAAAAAGATGTTGAGAACTGGAGAAATTATTCTGATGGAAAATAA
- a CDS encoding Eco57I restriction-modification methylase domain-containing protein, giving the protein MGISNYKVYTPFIYADFITELAIKNYFCEEYTEEKLRNLKIADLSCGTGNLLTVMLIKLIELSKKITGKYFFNSDWIRGYDIDENALEIYKQDGQEILKRYNLKGEILFFKEDSLLSEKKIKYNIVIGNPPYLGEKNHQKIFRKLKETEFGRKYYESKMDYFYYFIEKGIDILDEEGILVYVTTNYWLKADSAVILRKKLKEEGNYTDIIDYNISIFKDAPGQHNMIFSWKKEKKNVNDKINIEKEGNKFTLKNSNLYDEKGNIILVDEENRKFNKKISEKSTHKLGEIFNINQGIVTGCDKAFITKEYNEKFKEYLKPFYKNKDIFKYSCIDKNYFWIYYIEKTDDISDELKNFFMPYKETLLKRREVRKGALKWWQLLWARDKNIMKDEKILVRQRCKTNFFAYSKGEFYGSADIYYLTLKDRYFNIFYILGYLNSKIFYRWYKNNGKHKGYNLEFYTTPLKQVPLFYPSNDKNNEILYVENLVKKQIENYSEEVQNEIDKYFEKVYLDKN; this is encoded by the coding sequence ATGGGAATTTCAAATTATAAAGTATACACACCATTTATATATGCTGATTTTATAACTGAACTTGCAATAAAAAACTATTTCTGTGAAGAGTATACTGAAGAAAAATTAAGAAATTTGAAAATAGCAGATCTTTCCTGTGGAACGGGAAATCTTCTTACTGTAATGCTTATAAAACTTATAGAACTTTCAAAAAAAATAACAGGAAAATATTTTTTTAACTCAGATTGGATAAGAGGATATGATATTGATGAAAATGCTCTTGAAATCTATAAACAAGATGGGCAGGAGATTTTAAAAAGATATAATCTTAAAGGAGAAATTTTATTTTTTAAAGAAGATTCACTTTTAAGTGAAAAAAAAATAAAATATAATATAGTAATAGGAAATCCTCCATATTTAGGAGAAAAAAATCATCAAAAAATTTTTAGAAAGCTCAAGGAAACAGAGTTTGGAAGAAAATATTATGAAAGTAAAATGGATTATTTCTATTATTTTATAGAAAAAGGTATTGATATTTTAGATGAAGAAGGAATTCTTGTGTATGTTACAACAAATTACTGGCTTAAAGCTGACAGTGCGGTAATTTTAAGAAAAAAACTAAAAGAAGAGGGAAACTATACAGATATAATAGATTATAATATTTCCATATTTAAAGATGCTCCAGGTCAACATAATATGATTTTTTCATGGAAAAAAGAAAAGAAAAATGTAAATGATAAAATAAATATAGAAAAAGAAGGAAATAAATTTACTTTAAAAAATAGTAATCTTTATGATGAAAAAGGAAATATTATTCTTGTTGATGAAGAGAATAGAAAATTTAATAAAAAGATAAGTGAGAAAAGCACACATAAATTAGGAGAAATTTTTAATATCAATCAAGGAATAGTGACAGGGTGTGATAAGGCTTTTATTACAAAAGAATATAATGAAAAATTTAAAGAATATCTGAAACCATTCTATAAGAATAAAGATATTTTTAAGTATAGCTGTATAGATAAAAATTATTTCTGGATATACTATATTGAAAAAACAGATGATATTTCAGATGAATTGAAAAATTTTTTTATGCCTTATAAAGAAACTTTATTAAAAAGAAGAGAAGTAAGAAAAGGTGCTTTAAAATGGTGGCAGCTTTTATGGGCAAGAGATAAAAATATAATGAAGGATGAAAAAATTCTTGTAAGGCAAAGATGTAAAACTAATTTTTTTGCATATAGTAAAGGAGAATTTTATGGAAGTGCAGATATATATTATCTGACTTTAAAAGATAGATATTTTAATATTTTTTATATTCTAGGATATCTTAACTCTAAAATTTTTTATAGATGGTATAAAAATAACGGAAAACATAAAGGATATAATCTTGAATTTTATACTACCCCTTTAAAGCAAGTCCCTTTATTTTATCCGAGTAATGATAAAAATAATGAGATTTTATATGTTGAAAATTTAGTTAAAAAACAGATAGAAAATTATTCAGAAGAAGTTCAGAATGAAATAGATAAATATTTTGAAAAGGTATATTTAGATAAAAATTAA
- the polA gene encoding DNA polymerase I, whose product MKRIVLLDVSAIMYRAFYGNMNFRTKNEPTGAVYGFTNTLLSIIKEFSPDYIGAAQDIKRAELKRSKIYSEYKSNRDAMPEDLLVQVDRIEEVLDCFGIDRFKISGYEADDVMGTIGKKFSKENYEIIIITGDKDLTQLLDKNINIALLGKGDGGGFKILSTPEDVKEHLGVYPEMIPDLFGLIGDSSDGIPGVRKVGPKKAIPMLEKYKNLEGIYENIDSLKEISGIGPSLINNIKEDKEIAFLSRNLATIETNIPLEIKIEDLEYNVDNRKLLSLFKELGFKALIKRMGLSEEEEKEKYEEKETSEQVGQLGLFNVENESVLKPKKEKDSMVMIIDTEEKFEKMYNDLKSEEFIYFYAENIGVVFAGEERDYYVPLYHNLKIGEKYGNLDKKLIEKIFSMDKKFVTYNFKNILRNYYKIPTENMEFDEMLAYHLITAQTRENIESMIAAETMKDIKKYADIFGKEKPEETDIEKYGNYIRERGEAVRELHFSLKEQLEEKNLIPVLKEIEIPLIEVLNSMEEEGIMINPEYFYEFGAKVGEKLNILEEKIYEIAGGKFNLNSPKQLAEVLFINLNIAPVKKTKTGLSTNVEVLEELEARGEEIAKYILEYRKLSKLKSTYIDALPKSADKNNRIHTNFNQTGTATGRLSSSDPNLQNIPVKTDDGMRIREGFIAKKGYKLLGIDYSQIELRVLTEISEDENLIKAYAEGKDLHDLTARKIFGLSESEEVTREQRTAAKIVNFSIIYGKTAFGLSKELKITRKDAEDYIAKYFAEYPKVRELETEIIQKAEETGYAETYFNRRRDIEGIHSRNKNIKNQGERMAVNTVIQGTAAEVIKKVMIELYKFLRGKEDIKMLLQVHDELIFEIKDEKVEEYRTVIENIMRNSVKFKNVKLEVNSSVGNNWAEAK is encoded by the coding sequence ATGAAAAGGATAGTATTGCTTGATGTCAGTGCAATTATGTACAGGGCATTTTATGGAAATATGAATTTTAGAACAAAAAACGAGCCGACAGGAGCAGTGTATGGATTTACTAATACCCTTTTAAGTATTATAAAGGAATTTTCTCCAGATTATATAGGAGCGGCTCAGGATATAAAAAGAGCAGAACTAAAAAGAAGTAAAATATACAGTGAATATAAAAGTAATAGAGATGCAATGCCTGAAGATCTTCTTGTTCAGGTTGACAGAATAGAAGAGGTACTTGATTGTTTTGGAATAGACAGATTTAAAATTTCAGGCTATGAAGCTGATGATGTTATGGGAACAATTGGAAAAAAATTTTCAAAAGAAAATTATGAAATTATTATCATAACAGGTGACAAAGATTTGACACAGCTTCTTGATAAAAATATAAATATTGCTCTTCTTGGAAAAGGAGATGGAGGTGGATTTAAAATTCTTTCAACTCCTGAAGATGTAAAAGAACATCTTGGTGTTTATCCTGAAATGATACCTGACTTATTTGGACTTATAGGTGACAGCAGTGATGGAATTCCTGGAGTAAGAAAAGTAGGTCCTAAAAAAGCAATACCTATGCTTGAAAAATATAAAAATCTTGAAGGAATTTATGAAAATATAGATTCTTTAAAAGAGATATCAGGAATAGGGCCTTCTCTTATAAATAATATAAAAGAAGATAAAGAAATAGCTTTTTTAAGCAGAAATCTTGCAACTATTGAAACAAATATTCCTCTTGAAATAAAAATAGAGGATTTAGAATATAATGTAGATAATAGAAAACTTTTATCACTGTTTAAAGAGTTAGGTTTTAAAGCTCTTATAAAAAGAATGGGGCTTTCTGAAGAAGAGGAAAAAGAGAAATATGAAGAAAAGGAAACTTCAGAGCAAGTGGGACAGCTTGGGCTTTTTAATGTAGAAAACGAATCTGTTCTAAAGCCTAAAAAAGAAAAAGACAGTATGGTAATGATTATTGATACAGAAGAAAAATTTGAAAAGATGTATAATGATTTAAAATCTGAAGAATTTATATATTTCTATGCTGAAAATATAGGAGTAGTTTTTGCAGGAGAAGAAAGGGATTATTATGTTCCTCTTTATCATAATCTTAAGATAGGAGAGAAATATGGAAATCTAGATAAAAAACTTATTGAAAAAATATTTTCTATGGATAAAAAATTTGTAACATATAATTTTAAAAATATTCTTAGAAATTATTATAAAATTCCAACTGAAAATATGGAATTTGATGAAATGCTAGCATATCATCTTATTACAGCTCAGACAAGAGAAAATATTGAAAGTATGATTGCTGCTGAAACTATGAAAGACATAAAAAAATATGCTGATATTTTTGGAAAAGAAAAACCTGAAGAAACAGATATAGAAAAATATGGAAATTATATTCGTGAAAGAGGAGAAGCAGTAAGAGAACTTCATTTTTCTCTTAAGGAGCAGCTTGAAGAAAAAAATCTTATTCCTGTTTTAAAAGAAATAGAAATTCCTCTTATTGAAGTTCTGAATTCTATGGAAGAGGAAGGAATAATGATTAATCCTGAGTATTTTTATGAATTCGGTGCAAAAGTAGGAGAAAAATTAAATATTCTTGAAGAAAAAATATATGAAATTGCAGGAGGAAAATTTAATCTTAATTCCCCTAAACAATTAGCAGAAGTTTTATTTATAAATCTTAATATAGCTCCTGTAAAGAAAACAAAAACAGGTCTTTCAACGAATGTGGAAGTTCTTGAAGAACTTGAAGCAAGAGGAGAAGAAATAGCAAAATATATTCTTGAATATAGAAAACTTTCTAAATTAAAATCAACATACATTGATGCTCTTCCAAAATCTGCAGATAAAAATAATAGAATTCATACTAATTTTAATCAGACAGGAACAGCTACAGGAAGGCTTTCGTCATCTGATCCAAATTTACAGAATATTCCTGTTAAAACTGATGATGGAATGAGAATAAGAGAAGGATTTATTGCTAAGAAAGGTTATAAACTTCTTGGAATAGATTATTCTCAAATTGAACTAAGAGTTCTTACAGAAATTTCAGAGGATGAAAATCTTATAAAAGCATATGCAGAAGGAAAAGATCTTCATGATCTTACTGCAAGAAAAATATTTGGGCTTTCTGAAAGTGAGGAAGTTACAAGAGAACAAAGAACAGCAGCTAAAATTGTAAACTTTAGTATTATTTATGGAAAAACTGCTTTTGGTTTGTCAAAAGAACTTAAAATAACAAGAAAAGATGCAGAAGACTATATTGCAAAGTATTTTGCAGAATATCCAAAAGTAAGAGAGCTTGAAACAGAAATAATACAAAAAGCAGAAGAAACAGGATATGCAGAAACATATTTTAACAGAAGAAGGGATATAGAAGGTATTCATTCAAGAAATAAAAATATAAAAAATCAAGGAGAAAGAATGGCAGTAAATACTGTTATTCAAGGGACAGCAGCAGAAGTTATAAAAAAAGTTATGATAGAACTTTATAAATTTTTAAGAGGAAAAGAAGATATAAAAATGCTGCTTCAGGTTCATGACGAACTTATATTTGAAATAAAAGATGAAAAGGTTGAAGAGTACAGAACAGTTATAGAAAATATTATGAGAAACAGTGTTAAGTTTAAAAATGTAAAACTTGAAGTAAATAGTTCTGTAGGAAATAACTGGGCAGAGGCAAAATAA
- a CDS encoding SIR2 family NAD-dependent protein deacylase: MSFFEKLDLEKKLNICTGNFFEKSNGFPSRDGLVEILANQIKFKNIKSFNDRHSLFEVSQCFVDSVIGTKQSLYKKIQGIYEYKKSSNCYLDALIEADLVGAVINTNYDSSIEESTRVKKITPYDKEIFTDGKVRLYKVLGDLSNYENCAVTEQDFRRLRVLPFYTVFWDSIRYELKHRSTIFLGVDFDDSDFFTILDFILSRNCEDIKPMYVITSNSILNPKVMEFFNKYNIKVLASTEYEFFRELKNYTKNPNIDLNKLFPQLYSELMNEKKFQW, from the coding sequence ATGAGCTTTTTTGAAAAACTTGACTTAGAAAAAAAACTTAATATATGTACTGGCAATTTTTTTGAAAAATCTAATGGCTTCCCAAGCAGAGATGGACTCGTTGAAATTTTAGCTAATCAAATAAAATTTAAAAATATAAAAAGCTTTAATGACAGACATTCTTTGTTTGAAGTCAGTCAATGTTTTGTAGATTCTGTAATAGGAACGAAGCAGTCGCTGTATAAAAAAATACAAGGAATATATGAGTATAAAAAGAGCAGTAACTGTTATCTTGATGCTCTTATAGAAGCTGATTTGGTAGGAGCAGTTATAAATACAAACTATGATTCTTCAATAGAAGAAAGTACAAGGGTTAAAAAAATCACACCATATGATAAGGAAATTTTTACTGATGGAAAGGTAAGACTTTATAAAGTTCTTGGAGATTTAAGTAACTATGAAAATTGTGCTGTAACAGAGCAAGATTTCAGAAGACTTAGAGTTCTTCCTTTCTATACTGTTTTTTGGGATAGTATAAGATATGAACTTAAGCATAGAAGTACAATTTTTTTAGGGGTAGATTTTGATGATTCTGATTTCTTTACAATTCTTGATTTCATTTTAAGCAGAAATTGCGAAGATATAAAACCTATGTATGTAATAACATCAAATTCTATTTTAAATCCAAAGGTAATGGAATTTTTCAATAAGTATAATATTAAAGTTCTTGCTTCAACTGAATATGAATTTTTCAGAGAACTTAAAAATTATACAAAAAATCCTAATATAGATTTAAATAAACTATTCCCCCAGTTATACAGTGAGTTGATGAACGAAAAAAAGTTCCAATGGTAG